The DNA region CCTTCAACAGATGAAGGATCTTACTGTGAGCTTTTAATTTCAGAATCTTTCTCGGACTTGCGCAggttgaaatattaaaaatggacaattaaataaatgtctaaGGCTCGTAGTTTACAAACATTAACCAAACTTCGGAGTTTCAAGAAGTgtcattcattttttttattttaattttgacatataAACAACCATAGATATTTTGCGTgacattatttgtatattaactaTATTCATGTTCTATGCCAAGCTCCTATCTAATATTACAGGGTCTACAATAGTTGTTTTggttaaaaagaaataaaacaggAAATGTGCCAGAAAGATTTTCTTATAATAGTAAAAGACAGGAACGTCTGCACAGTggttcataatattttaaaaattaatatcacgtattgttatttttaggaAAGACTTGAATCAAAGAAGAAAGAGGTATTAAATCGCCTGGCGACCTCTCGGAAGGAGGACGTGAAGGCTCTCGCCAAAGCCAATCGGGACAAAGACGAAATACTCAGACGGAAAAGAGAAATACATTCAGAGGTATGcctttataatttcatttaaaacgaGTTTAGACTTTTTCCCTAACATTACTCAAaaccatattataatttaaaagtttacttTTGATactcttataaatatattacaccatctatatttataaattttgtattttcaattatacaACGCGAAAACAATTTTGTGATATTGAACTTGCCAGTTATAGAAGTTACAGAATCtttggaaataattttattttcgagAAGCGTGGAATCCGAAATCTAAGTTGTCATGATGATTTCCATGAGAAGGGAGATGATAATGACAAAACGTATGATTTCAGTCCGTGAAGCGGGGTGTAGCGGAATGTTCCAAGCTGGAGAGTGAACACGCCAGACTTCGTGAACAGCTGGTGCATCATCACGACAAACTGCGTACTGCTCTACAGAGACACCGAGAACAGGTTGGATATTCTATGTTAGCACTCTCTGACCAAAAAcggattttaaataatactttaattttaaaccacCAAAGTGATTGGGAACAAAAATTGAGGAAATTTTagagtttttgttttaaaattccaCCATTCTCATGAATTATAATTGTAGGACAGAGAAGATTACCATCGACAAACAATGTAtgatacattacatacatacacaatacaaaatttaaattaaatatccaCCATTAATCTTGGAAATAAGAAGTAATAGTTGCAATTACCAAAATACAATAAGTAAAATCATACtggaatattgtttttttttttttttgaagtttttaaagAATGTCCATAAATTGTGGAACTGTACTAAATGGAATCACTGTCAgtgaatatgttttaaatattttgcgcCATTTTCAGGAGTTACTGGAGTTGGAACGACTGTGCGGCAGCGCGCCTGAAGGCTAAGTCGGAAGTCTAACAATTCTTTTGGCGTTTTGGCGTCCTGGCTTTTGACTATTAGCGCCCCGGATTTACGCCTAGACGTACGGGGCCCCGGCGCTTGTGAGGCCCTCAAGACTTATGTAGCGTTCTCTGAGTGATCTGATTATTCTCCAAGTATTGGAATCTTAGCTTTGCCAGTGGGGCTCTATTCAAGTCGGTTCTGGTAGTTGGGTCCCATTGTCTTGGCGTGCGAGTGTTGTTTCGTTTAGTAATCTGTGATATTAAATCCTAAGTAGGGATGCGTCGTTCGTATCGAGTTTAACacgctttatattttttgtcctGTTTCATAATGAAACGTCGTAGATGACTAATATCGCACAATAGAACACAGAGGTCTTAGTTTTTAAGTCATTGATGTGTTGTGGCTTAACTCAATATTCGATACGATCTCTATTGTTATTAGAATGGTAAATttggtattaatatttttctggaACGcaagcattttaaataatttagcatACTTACATAAGTATGAAGTGTATGACTATGTGAAgcctatatataaaaaaaggttatcaCGTGGTTATGCACGACATGATCGCACaatttttggattttttttaatggttggttttaacaaaatacaaattattttagttctttaaaatgttttatattaaatttaaaaaatcaagaatagtttattatatttaaaatcaaacattCTCATGTATGGTAAATTAGAATGTATGAATTGACTCCTTggttctatttataattttataattgcaattttttgtatagaaaattaatataaaacaagactTCTATAGAAAAATTTTCTACtcgtacaattttttttatatggaatCGCGCGTCATAACAATAACATTCCAATATTTGTTCTTAATCTGGCATTAATAAGTATTAGGTCTTCTTTTTCTTCAATTTCACTGCCTTGGAGTagatttttaatcaaaatatgtacattatCAAGTAAACATGCATAATAAACTACTATTTTCCTTATCTATagataatttactttatattttcagaaatcttggtattataaactttaaaaaaaagtatatttctaataaatgaGTGTGAAGTGCCATTCTATCGCCTTTCTGATAACATTATGAACTGACTAACtgtaaaacttattttcaataatgtatttttctgAGACTTCTTTAGATACCTTTACTATAGAATTCACGATTGAAACAGGGATTCTAATCCTATAAATCTTATCTTAGagtgtattaatatataatatacaatatgtaaTGAAAACCTTgtgaacatattttaaaataaaacactactTGTAACtccaataaaaatttacaattgacgaataaaaatatatcgtatAAATTGCAGAACAATGACCCTAAGTTCGAATTGCGGCGTAGAGATTTCCATTTCTAAAGCATCATTCGATTGAGCTAGTGTTTTTGTTACATATTGTAATCAATTGGTCCTCTTCGCGTATTTATGTTGGAATATTACACTAACTTACCTCTATTTTGAAAACGCCACTTTTGTAGAGGTGTAATATAAGcatgttataaatttagtattaaaagttaaaagtagTTTGTGAATTGCATCCTATTCTTGCCTTAAACGATATTGGTAAGCGTAAAGTTAACATGTTGTCTCTTTTTAGCTATAATGTCGCTAATATAATgtcttgaaaataaaattagccaGTTACGTTGTCGAGGTGGGAATCCTAATTAAACCTTAGCATTTGCGCTTCAATCTAGAAAACTACAAAGGcctatacataaaaatgtagaTTTCTTCCGTTAATTAGCAACaagtagtattattattattaaatttcgtTTTCAATAGGGTTCCAAAATGAAATCGATTTACGAGATTCACTTATTGTTGCTTAGAATATAATGTAGGTTTTGCGGGATTGTTGACTTTTAAATCCTATTTTCCagtgttaaaataaacttaatttctATTAACGTATTTAACAccaatatattcatataacgTATAAACGTTTTTCCATGCTTTCTTTATATTGCCTTGTAAGTGTAGTTGTAGATAGCAAATGTTTTGCTTGTTGCTCGGCTTTGGCAATCACCTTCTTATGAACTatgttaagtaatttaaggGTTGTGAATAATAGTTAGTATCGTGTAATGTTTTCTGAAAGAATTCCTTCGGTATAAGTGGAATAAGCCGTCTAGCTACATATATACTCTaacatttaaaacagtttttggagaaattataaacttttgttttatacgtagttttacaattttctgTCCGTCATTGTGCGATATTATTTGGTGATTagaatgttatttttctttgggAAAAAcattactaatataaattatattgagaTATGGGATGTGGGCTTAATTATAATTGCGGTTAAGATTTACatgtctttttaaatattattataacattattttttaatgtaaacatAACTAACATAACATTTAGAGAGTTGTTATTTTACTATACATTTGTATGTAAAGTTTTAGTATTCAGTTTTTGATTAGATCTgataacaaaataacttaGGGCTGTATCGTATCTTAAATTACAATCTAGTCTAAATTCACCGCTCAAGGTTTACTACAATCTTTGAGATCcgaaatattaatgaattcgCGTTTCGGTTTTATCACATATTTGGGTACCAACTCGCGATTgtgtttaaaagaaatattaaggtTGAGATTTTTAGAGCGCCACATACTTCTCTCAGGCTTCGCTTACGCCAAACATGTGAGTTCTTGCTCAGTGTTATCTAAAGATTCGCTTATAGTCCAGGGGACTAAGGATTCACCGAGTGAATACTAAGAAAATTCTTAGGCAAGGTCTTACAACGTTTCTGTTTCATTTCTTAAAGAGAAACAAGACCAAGATGTAACATtatgtttgtaatttatacGTTCGTTATCGAACACATATTAAAccacgttcagtttcgcggtaaTTTGTAGGGAAAGGCCAAATTAGCCTCTAAGAAGCTTGTGTAGCAAGGCCAGACGGTActtccgggccaccgcttgcaactatACGTATACATTGCTAATTGGCCCCACGTGGAGTattgttctcacctctgggcgggggctccccagggACTCTATagctattaatatatatagcgaCAGCGATCCAGATGTTTGTTGAATGatgaaattaagttttatgaaTATAGGTGTCACAACCTTGGGATCGTACGATACAAAATCTCAAAATATAGTGTTGGAATCGATTTGCTATTGGAAGTTCTAGGTTAGGTTCGCCTATCAACTCGCATCTAAGATAAAAGGTAGTCAATGTTCGCGGTCTTCGATTATTTCACGTTTATATTGCACAATTGGGCCTAAAAATGgcattattaaagaaattgcacaaatttattaaaaattgttatttgctGATAGTTTTACATTGACAGTATAATGTAGAAATGATAAgatgatattttgtatttgttgcaaacaatatattactatgttaataaaactaaacaagtACGAAAGATAGGTAAAAAGATAATGTTACTGGCATAAAACCTTTTAATAATCCAGAGTTACGAAAATTTtcccatttttattttcatgtaaTGTTTAATATGAAGGGGGATATTTAcagagaaatttaaaaatacttttagttttcGTGGAGATATTAGTCATTGTCACTTTGAAAATAAAGTGGCAGAATTGCGTGGTAGTCACTCGTTTATAGTAGGTTTATAAATGATATcgtgtatattaaataataaagatcaCAATGTTTCATAGTACATTCTTTCTAGCATTTTTATTCTTCCTGTACGCACTAAAAATGCCAGTCAATGGAATTTTAGACCAAgagtctatatatattttgtcttataAACTATGGTTTGACCGTAGACTGCCTTCATGTACTTACTGTTAAGTCTAGGCGGCTCTCATTCACTGAAGTTCTAGTCATTTATGTTTGTGTCTGAGATGCATGCATGTGGGTAGACAATATGTTAATCATTATGGATGTTATCATGTAATAGGTGAAACTTATCTATTAAATTGATGTCTGTTCTATAtgaggttttattttatattgtccTTATCATAATTgtccgttgagtgaactgacaaaagtTCTAATATTTAAAGCACTAACAGTGCTTACagtatttaacttaattattttttgtatgtttttacgGATTTTGTTTTTCCGAATTAATTTCTTGTTTGATTTTTGTTTcctatgtaaattttattcatttgttgTGCATCATTGTCAATTTAGAATCGCATGTAAGGACAggattgtttttataaataaataaataattgattggTACAAACATCAACATTATGTCTATCTACACGTAGACTTCGTCAAATTTGACCAATTTGTaggttttcatataaaaaacctATTTGTTTTACTCTGTTAATCTTCTGCATTTTGACAAACTTCAATCAAAAACCAATGTCGAGCAATATTGCCAACACATTGGTCGCCactcaaaacaaaatttaataataaaaatgtaataatactaaaaaaaaatcaaattaattaaacaatcaaTGCTTCTAACACGAATTCAAAATGTTTCGCTTCCTTCGCCTTTTAAATAGTCAAGCGCCTGTAATAATATGCAAAGCCAATTGGCAGAATTTTGTAAAGTCCGATGCATTGGCCCTCATAGAGAAGCAATGTGAGATGTACTGTCCTAAGCCGAGGTTTCCTCCAAGAAAGGTAACATTTGTGCCATATTTTTGTAAGCTAGTTAGAAACAGTAGTCGTTACGAAGATTGCTATGATGTTCTGGCCGCCGGTCAATAATTGAACTGTCCTGCTATTCAAGTCAGCGATGACTTGATTACCAATACCAATAGCGCGCTCTGTGTGTAATTAAAAAGGCTAATGAAAGATATGCGTATCATGGAAATAATTgtgtaaattagattttttctgACTGAATGATTGACAgagccatttttttttaaactgcgACAATTTTCTGGGATTATGAAGAATTTATCgctttctattatttttaaatgtatatatttggttttaattattaaatgtctCATTTTGGTTTTGGACTTCTGAATTACCTCGAACCTTTCtgataataaatcatataggTAGCAGTAGTTGGCGCAGGCACTGATGTCGGCCGTGTCGCATCACTTTTTCTAAAGCAGCAGAAAGTTATAAAAACTCTAGCCCTTTACGATAATCAACCTGAACACAATGTGTGTGGAGTTGCCAACGACCTGGCTCACATCGACACTAGCAGTGAAATTGAGGCCTATCAGGGAAAGATGTTTCTAAAAGATGCACTTCACGTAAGTCAGCcaatctattttaattatagctGCATAGTcgttatatacaattttataacagtGCTAAATTATCCACCTTGAAACTTTTACGATGTCTAATTAGGATGGTTATTAAGACATAAAAATGACAGTCATGTTTTTCTGCATATGATCGCTAAGCAGCAGTTTAACGAACGTCTAATTGTTGCGATTTCTTTCGAATTCTCTAGTCTGCCCATGagaattaatgtatattatttaagttttagtacatacaaacacattttaatttgaaatactcCTACTAAATCATCTAGGACGCAGATGTAGTATTAATATGTGGAGGATGCTGCATTCAGCCTCCATGCTGTAACAGTCTGGACCGTGATCTATTCTTTTACAATATGCAACACGTTAGAACAAGTACGCTTGCGTGTGCGCAGTTTTGTCCTCAAGCTATCATTGCTGTTCAGACGCCGCCAGTAGACTGCAATTATGCGTTATGTGCTCATGttagtattttgtaaaatattcaagttaaaacaattatcttattcttaaaatatatttttaagaataataaaattgtaataattgaagaaaataaatcaaaatttctcAACCCTCTGTATTATTAACAAAGGTTCATAAACATTTGTCCACGTtagtacttttgtttttttgataaGCTAGTAAATTTTTTGCATCTGCTTATAAAACtcgtcgaaaataatatttttaaaacttgttaGCATAGTTCTTCATTACTTTCCATAGACTCTCAAAGTCGCAGGCGTGTACGATAAGCGAAAAGTATTAGGAGTGAACGCGATTAACGCTATGAGAGCCAATCAGCTATTCTGCTCAATCACTGGCGCTGATCCATCCAAAAACCAAACCCCAGTGATCTGCGGGACTGGCAGATGTACCAGGGTACCAGTTTTCTCCGCTGCTAAGGCAGGAAATTTTCCACAGGTATATCTGTTATTGTATTCTTGCTGATTGTATAGCCTTCTATATAAAACACGTCTATACTCGAAAACTATTGTATTACACTACGCACGtaaataaaagcaaattaTAAACCTTGAAATAGACAACGGGTGTTGAGAGATATGAGGCGCATATTTTGTGTGAAATTagctacatatttattagaaaaggaaacaaaatatcttaacaaaataatactaaatattcaATATCTTGTCAAGAGATATCAATGTCAAGAGATGACTTTGGGATCGAGTTCGTTTTCAAAGACGTATTATTACATTTCTGgg from Pieris brassicae chromosome 2, ilPieBrab1.1, whole genome shotgun sequence includes:
- the LOC123720185 gene encoding malate dehydrogenase-like isoform X2 → MFRFLRLLNSQAPVIICKANWQNFVKSDALALIEKQCEMYCPKPRFPPRKVAVVGAGTDVGRVASLFLKQQKVIKTLALYDNQPEHNVCGVANDLAHIDTSSEIEAYQGKMFLKDALHTLKVAGVYDKRKVLGVNAINAMRANQLFCSITGADPSKNQTPVICGTGRCTRVPVFSAAKAGNFPQTQVDCLTRLVREADEIICKVKSNREQGHLSIGFSTARFVINIMRGLFEGPTFIDSALVEQGDPGKCYGMPICATPVTVGKNGVAGYAVPNLNDFEKRLLEDSKCDLEDMLNLGRCYAVGDEYYLHPQKTCPCIEWRPCQVCEPKRIRQK
- the LOC123720185 gene encoding malate dehydrogenase-like isoform X1, which encodes MFRFLRLLNSQAPVIICKANWQNFVKSDALALIEKQCEMYCPKPRFPPRKVAVVGAGTDVGRVASLFLKQQKVIKTLALYDNQPEHNVCGVANDLAHIDTSSEIEAYQGKMFLKDALHDADVVLICGGCCIQPPCCNSLDRDLFFYNMQHVRTSTLACAQFCPQAIIAVQTPPVDCNYALCAHTLKVAGVYDKRKVLGVNAINAMRANQLFCSITGADPSKNQTPVICGTGRCTRVPVFSAAKAGNFPQTQVDCLTRLVREADEIICKVKSNREQGHLSIGFSTARFVINIMRGLFEGPTFIDSALVEQGDPGKCYGMPICATPVTVGKNGVAGYAVPNLNDFEKRLLEDSKCDLEDMLNLGRCYAVGDEYYLHPQKTCPCIEWRPCQVCEPKRIRQK